One segment of Branchiostoma floridae strain S238N-H82 unplaced genomic scaffold, Bfl_VNyyK Sc7u5tJ_193, whole genome shotgun sequence DNA contains the following:
- the LOC118408568 gene encoding leucine-rich repeat and IQ domain-containing protein 4-like, translating into MAAGLNLQPQTVNGWLTLKLSNQGLTSIPEEVFDITDLEYLDVSNNKLSSIPEAIGRLQKLSRLAVSGNMLTSLPQAICSFPNLEVLSAHKNKLSAFPPGVEKLQELRGLFIHDNQLTDLPSGLCSLPNLDWLSVSGNKLSNLPPGVEKLQKLRRLHIADNQLTEFTPGLCLLHNLELLGASNNKLSTFPPGVERLQKLRKLDIADNQLTEFPSGICSLLNLELLSVGNNPIRQIPDDVTRLTRLKSLSVPGCPFDEFPRQVLQLKTLEVLCAGGCGFDIVPDEMRNLQYLQILVLEYNLLKTLPSTLSHLHNLREVNLRSNEFDTFPELLCELPAMEKLEIWNNNITRLPTALHRADKLKDLDVSGNPLTYPPQDVCKQGTGAIMAFLKQEAEKDERILRAFNRLSVRMSQTQWKPLARSLGLSNRAVDAIKASAPDDVPDQVYQTLVQWREKEGEAATLSALEQHLRDLDFQQLADQLSLTHRTPDRRGYETGAVGAVGGQEADGLQNSLSKYPSVTVDQKFPIIHFDQLEVGQQSILGRGGFAYVKKARHLDWKQDVAVKCLFTRQIEGSEQELLYSEARKLKLASNSAHVISLLGVCLDPNFAIVMPYMENGSLAGLLRDVDVPWALRWRMAHEISLGMTFLHCQNPQILHCDLKAENVLLDGDFHVKISDFGLSKWKMKSRVVTQTSPEGSTITHAPPEFFLDINLVPTPMFDVYSFGVLLWEIITRAEPYGSEFRICHFV; encoded by the exons atggcggcaggtCTGAACCTCCAGCCTCAGACCGTCAACGGTTGGTTGACCCTTAAGCTGAGTAACCAGGGTCTGACGTCCATCCCGGAGGAGGTGTTTGATATCACTGACCTGGAGTATCTAGATGTGTCCAACAACAAACTAAGCAGCATCCCGGAAGCAATCGGCCGTCTGCAGAAACTTTCCCGTTTGGCTGTTAGCGGCAACATGCTGACAAGTTTGCCACAGGCGATCTGTTCCTttcctaaccttgaggtgttaagtgCCCATAAGAATAAACTCTCcgccttccctcctggtgtggagaAGCTGCAGGAGCTGAGAGGACTGTTCATTCatgataatcagctgacggatCTCCCCTCAGGGctctgctcgctccctaaccttgactGGTTAAGTGTCAGTGGCAATAAACTCTCCAACTtacctcctggtgtggaaaagctgcagaaactgagacgTCTGCACATTGCTGATAATCAGCTGACAGAGTTTACCCCAGGGCTCTGCTTACTCCATAACCTTGAGCTGTTAGGTGCCAGTAATAATAAACTCTctaccttccctcctggtgtggaaaggCTGCAAAAACTGAGAAAACTGGACATTGCTGATAATCAGCTGACAGAGTTTCCCTCAGGGATCTGTTCCCTGCTTAACCTTGAGCTGTTAAGTGTCGGGAATAACCCCATCAGACAAATccccgatgacgtcacacgGCTCACCAGGCTGAAGTCTCTCAGTGTCCCCGGCTGTCCGTTTGAtgagttccccagacaggtgcTGCAACTGAAGACACTGGAGGTACTGTGTGCTGGTGGCTGCGGGTTTGACATTGTCCCAGATGAAATGAGAAACTTACAATACCTGCAGATCTTGGTACTGGAATATAACCTCCTCAAAACCCTGCCGAGCACCCTAAGTCATCTGCACAACCTACGGGAGGTCAACCTACGGAGCAACGAGTTCGATACGTTCCCAGAACTCCTGTGTGAACTACCTGCCATGGAGAAACTGGAAATATGGAACAATAATATCACCAGGCTTCCAACCGCCCTTCACCGAGCAGACAAGCTGAAGGACTTAGATGTTTCTGGAAACCCCCTGACATACCCTCCACAGGATGTGTGTAAACAAGGGACCGGCGCCATCATGGCCTTCCTGAAACAGGAGGCTGAGAAAG ATGAGAGAATTCTCCGTGCCTTCAACCGCCTGTCCGTGAGGATGAGCCAAACCCAGTGGAAACCTCTCGCCCGGAGCCTGGGACTCAGCAACAGGGCGGTGGACGCCATTAAG GCTTCCGCCCCAGACGACGTTCCTGACCAGGTGTACCAGACGCTGGTACAGTGGAGAGAGAAGGAAGGTGAGGCGGCCACACTTTCCGCCCTGGAGCAGCACCTCAGAGACCTGGACTTTCAGCAGCTGGCCGACCAGCTTTCACTGACACACAGG ACCCCAGATCGCAGAGGATATGAAACCGGAGCCGTCGGTGCTGTTGGTGGCCAAGAGGCAGATGGGCTGCAGAACAG CTTGAGTAAGTATCCCAGCGTGACGGTTGACCAGAAGTTTCCCATCATCCACTTTGACCAACTCGAGGTCGGACAACAGTCCATTCTCGGCCGCGGGGGGTTCGCCTACGTGAAAAAAGCCCGACATCTGGACTGGAAGCAGGACGTGGCTGTAAAATGTCTGTTTACTCGCCAGATAGAAGGAAG TGAGCAAGAGCTGCTGTATTCTGAAGCGAGGAAACTGAAGCTTGCCAGCAATTCGGCCCACGTCATCAGTCTGCTGGGGGTCTGTCTGGACCCAAACTTCGCCATCGTGATGCCCTACATGGAGAACGGCTCTCTGGCCGGGCTGCTGCGGGATGTGGACGTGCCCTGGGCCCTGAGGTGGAGAATGGCACACGAGATCTCCCTGGGGATGACTTTCCTGCACTGCCAGAACCCACAGATTCTCCACTGTGATCTGAAGGCAGAGAACGTGCTACTGGATGGCGACTTCCACGTGAAG ATTTCAGACTTTGGCCTGTCCAAGTGGAAGATGAAATCTCGTGTTGTCACCCAAACCAGCCCGGAAGGTAGCACAATCACGCATGCTCCACCGGAGTTCTTCTTGGACATCAATCTCGTCCCAACACCTATGTTCGATGTCTACAG TTTTGGTGTGCTGCTTTGGGAGATCATTACAAGAGCAGAGCCATATGGAAGTGAGTTCAGGATATGCCATTTTGTCTGA
- the LOC118408569 gene encoding putative neutral sphingomyelinase translates to MLHTGQSADVNILAGDLNNQPFELGLKIIESNTGMDDGWLTAEHKNAEDSGLTWNLDDNNYTCYPDYPPCRYDYVLYKGSARCRVRCVHCETTMHKVPGKPFNYSDHEGVVAHLELEKVTGQTRVAPIPHDLSGCDASLRQAIQILEEKIGSAASSRLFYTAALLLCLLLMLLTTWLPLHHLVTSLLHLLLGLLIGWSFWMGAVVTEMERRGCLATKSGMEVLLNASPKKSI, encoded by the exons ATGTT GCACACCGGGCAGTCCGCAGATGTGAACATTTTGGCGGGAGATTTGAACAACCAGCCGTTTGAGCTGGGGCTGAAAATCATCGAGTCTAACACTGGGATGGATGATGGCTGGTTGACAGCGGAACAcaag AATGCAGAAGACTCCGGTCTGACGTGGAATCTTGATGACAACAACTACACCTGTTACCCTGACTACCCGCCCTGCAGATACGACTATGTCTTGTATAAG GGGTCTGCCAGGTGCAGGGTTAGGTGTGTCCACTGTGAGACCACCATGCACAAGGTGCCCGGAAAACCCTTCAACTACTCCGACCATGAAGGCGTGGTAGCACACCTGGAACTGGAGAAGGTGACAGGACAGACTCGAG TAGCACCCATCCCGCATGACCTGTCGGGATGTGACGCGTCCCTCCGCCAGGCGATCCAGATCCTGGAGGAGAAGATCGGCTCCGCAGCCTCCAGCCGGCTGTTCTACACGGCCGCCCTCCTCCTCTGCCTGCTCCTGATGTTACTAACCACCTGGCTTCCGCTCCATCACCTCGTGACGTCACTGCTGCACCTCCTGCTcgggcttctcattggctggAGCTTCTGGATGGGCGCCGTCGTCACGGAGATGGAGAGGAGGGGTTGCCTGGCAACGAAGAGTGGCATGGAGGTTCTCCTCAACGCAAGCCCGAAGAAAAGTATCTAA